The Pseudopipra pipra isolate bDixPip1 chromosome Z, bDixPip1.hap1, whole genome shotgun sequence nucleotide sequence TCCAGTTTGTTTCACCCTCTCACCCCTGCCCCCCTCACCTCCCTGGGCTTGgcctgcagctccccagagTGCTCCTACTGGGGAGCACTCCCAGTGTTGCTCTGGGGTCACTCCCAGACCCCCTCCTGAGGGCCCAGAGTTTGATGTCCctgtttcttcccctctcccgAGGGACTGAGGTCCTGCCCATCCTCCAGCCCCTGATGGTGCTGCCGGCACACCCCTGCCCAAAGCTGCCTCCTGGTTGGGATTCACCCCACACCTGCAAATGGTGCAAGGCTCCTTGTTTTTGGCAATCTTCTCAGATCCGCGGTGCACGTGCTCTGGAGGCTCTTGCCCAGAGAGGGCTATCCCCAATGCTTCTGCAAAGAGCCCCAGGTCCCCATCCACGTGACAGCTGTGTCTCTGAGCCTTAGGAACCAGGGCAATGGCCACTTCCCTGACTGCCACTGACCCCATGGGGTCTGCCTTGCCCTAAAGGAGTCAGAGGATTGCTTGGAGtggggctggccctgcagagctggtgcCCAGCAAGGCCCAGCCTCTCCCAGTCTTTTAACACAGCCCTGGCCTGGGAGCTGCACCGAGGCCAAGAGGTGGGTCACTTTGCCTTCCCCAGTGACCCTCCCAGTCCCCACAGACCTGCCCCAAAAGGGGCAGCCCTGCGCTGGTAGGGTCAGGGGGAAGAACAAGCACAGCACCTCAGGTCCTATGCACGAGCCTCTTCTGTGCTCCCAGCAACAATAAATACTAATAAATACAAACCCTTCCACACTTTCTGCTCCCACCCCCAGGGCCAATGTGAGTAGTCTTACCCAGAACCCGGGCCCAACTCTTCACTTCCCATCCACCTCAGCCACAGACAAGTCTCCAAGctgggagcagcaccagcagaagGCTTGGGCATGTCCCTGCGGTGCCAGGCCTGCtcctcagcccctgcccctcTGGGTGAAGCCCCCTGGGtgatcccagccctgctgcagggcGTGGTGTCCGTGCTGGTCAGGAGGATGGGCGATGTTTCAAAGCAGTGTTTGCTTGCTGGCCTGTTACTCATCTCTCCCCAgagtgctgggctggaggctccccagcagccctggggggTGAGGAAAGTCAGGCCCGGGGCGAGTAGCAGGGGTTCCTGGGCATCTCTGTGAAGGATTTCAGTTCGTAGGGGATCCCCGAATCCACCTCAATCGACTTGCGGGAGAAAAGCAGCCGGATGTCATCGTGAAGGTAGATCTTCCCCGACTTGGAGCTGTGAAACCTGCACAGAGAcaagagcagggctgagggaccTCAGGCTCCCAGGCAAGGGCAGGGCAGCCTCAGTGAGCGTCACAACCCCCTTGACTATTCTGGCCCCTGGTCAAGGTGGCTACACTCTGGTTGCCTTCAGGAGGGACAGAGACAGCTGCCCTTGGGCAGGGTGGCAGCTGCAACCATCCCGGAGGAGCAGGCggtccctgctcctccccagggTGACAGGGTCAGGCTGCCACCTTTCCTCCTGTCCAGCAGGCTTGGGACACATTGGAGAGGAACCCAGGGGTGACCCTGGGGCAGGTGCTTTACCTCAGATGCATCAGGTAGCAGAGGACCCTGCGGGGTGGGCTGGTGCCCAGTGGGTCGCTGGAGGCCACAGTggccccctcctcctcccccacgGGCACCAGGAAGATGCGATGGCGTAGGAAGGTCATGTGGTTGGCTGGCATGTCCTGGAAGTCGTATGTCACCAAGAACATCTTCACCACAGTCTTGTTGGGGTTAAATAAGGTCTGGGGGTAGAGGGGTAGGGAGTGAGACTGAGAAGGGCACACAGATGGATCTGTATGGAAGGCATAGGGCATCTGGGAGCAGAAGCAGCCAACCCAAGGATGCAGAaagccccacaccagccccagAGGGTTTAGCCTGGAGGTCACAGGTCAGTCCTTTCCACCCACCTCCacacatcccatcccacccccacTGCATGTACACACTCTTTTGCCAAAACCCCATCCCTCCTCACCAGtctcttccttccctgcatcTCCCACCACCTTCTACCCCCAGGACCTCATGCTCcactctgctgtgctgtgttggTGGCCTTGTACCCCCTCTGCACAAGCTTTTTGGCTGCTGCCTTGCCTAACAACATAATGGTGCATACCCAGCCCAATGGGGGACAACCAGAGCCcacccagccctgtccccaaGGTGCTACTGGAGGGCAGAGAATGACTCACCACTTGGATGGTTCCAGCTTTGGGGACACTGTAACCCTTCTTTCCCAAGGCCTCCAAGTCAATCACTCCCTGGAGCAAAAGGAACAGCAtgtgagagagggagaaagCCCAGGGAGAGCCCAGCTGGGACCCACCACAAGGCTGAGACCCCCCCCTTTGCTGGGAACACCTGGCACAAGTCATGAAGACGCTCAGCTCAGTTCCTCTCCAAACCAGGGAATGAACAAGCAGCAACAGAGAGGAGGTGATAGTGAAGCCACAACCACGAGGCATCGGGGCAGCGACCTGCCTGTGCATGTGCCCTCTTTATTTCCCTCTTTGCTTTTTGGGTTCAAgactgctcctggcacagccagtcATCTGCACGGGTAGGTGGTTGCTTGAGCCACACTCTCCACAGGGGTGCCCAGGGTCCCCCGGGTGCCAGGGTACAGTCCCACTCACCCTCCCCTACAGCGCCAGCCCTCCCTCATCCACGCACCAGGAAAGGTGAGGGCACGCTGTGTTCAGAGATGTCGAAGTAGGTGACGTCAACGGGCAGGGTGACGTGCTGGGGGCAGTAGGAGCCGCTGGCACCAATCTCGGCCGTGAAACCCTCGATCCTCCCCGACGGGGCAAAGCGCCCCTTCAGGATGGACTCCTGAGAGGGGAGGAAAGCTTTAGGGAGCTTCAAACACCAGTCCTTCCCCCCGCCTCAAAGCTCCAGGTGAGATCACCCCCACCTCCACTGCACCCACCTATCTGACTTGCCCTCACATGTCCAAAGACCACCCATGAGGGGCCCTGGCTCTGACAGAGACCCACCCTGAACTGGGATAAAACCAGCCATCTAACACAGTGAAGCAGCAAGAGTGCCTTGGCTCAGCCTCACAGCAGCCACCTCAGCAGGATCCAGTTTTTTTGCCTTCCCCAAGGATCTGGCTGAGCCATCCTGCTGGTGGCTGGTGGCTGGTGGCTGTGTGATGGCCACTGCATGCCATGCCCTTTGGGGACAatcagcccagccccaaacccaggCTTCCATcagcccagcccctcagccAGGTTCCCATCAGGTTCAGCCTCTCACACCCATCGCCAGTCCAGCCAGGAGTCCCCAAGACCCACCTCCCCCTGTCAGGTGGGCTCTGTTACCTCAAAGTTGCCCAGCAGAGCATGGCTGACAGTGGTGGtggcccagggtgctgtgggaGACCTGGTGCCCCTCCGGAGGCTGCTCCGGAGATGTCGCCTTGGAGAGAGAAGATTGGTGTTGGATTGGAGAGCATGCAGCCCTAGGCTGTCCATGTCCCTGGGAATGTGGATCCCTCTCCAGATCTCCCATCCCTTTCTTTGCTGGGGGTTGAACCCACTTTACTACTCCCCAGGTGCTGAAGAAACCCCCCAATGCCCCACAGCCTGGGGTCTTGTGGAGGAGAGATGactgtggcagggcagggcagggcagggaagaggaCTCAACCCAACCTGAATCTCCCATGGGGCTGCAGGGTGCAGGGGTGGCCAGGCACCCTGAGCCCCCACGTCCATCCCACAGGGCTGCCAGGACACTCACGATTTGAGGCGCAGCCCGCTCTTCAGCCTCCTCCCGACTGCAGTGCAATCTGCAGAACTCTGGAGGGGACACGAAGAACTGTGTTAGGGCAGCGATCAGGGACCATGCACCCCttgccctgccccacagccccacaagGGCCCCAGCAGATGGAACTGGCTCCTGTCCATGAAGAGCCATCATAAGCCTCTGCAGGGGTAGCCAGCAGGGCAGCATGAGGACTGGGGTGTCTGGTGGGGATGTGGGGCTGCCCAAATCCCAGAGTGACTCAGCTGGGGATGAGGGTGTTGGTAGCCAACTGAGGGTGCAGCACACAATTCCCACCTTGCAAAGCAGGTCTCAGGACCAGCCCCAGTGGCAAGACACCCCCAGCCATAGCCATGAACCAACACCCCCTTGAACCTCCCAGGGACCAGTGACACGTACAAGGAAACTCCCCGACCAGCCTGGGAGAAGTTCAGTCCCCTGGTGATTCATGCAAAGTCCTCAGCAGTGTCACTGGGCAAAGGGGCTTGATgcccacccctgcccacagccaggATCCTACAGCTACAGGTGGGGGGTTAAAGCCAGAGCTACACTGCAGCCTCCTTTTAAAGACGTCCCCTTTTCAGGGGTTTTCCCTTCTGGAAGCCACACAAAGGGCAGCACAACACAAAGGGATgatggagctggctggcatgaCCGGGTGGGAAAAcccagggaagctgctggagGGCTTCACTCTGCAAGGACagtgctgggggcagctgggctgggggacagtcATGAAAAAGGCATGCAGGAATGCAGCTGTGCACCTTGGATGGTGTGTCCCAGCTCCAAGCAGCAAGAAGCCAGGGTGCCTCTGCCATCAGTTCCTGCAGATCCCTGCACCATGGGATGCCCCAGGTAAAGAGAAGAGCATGCCAGGTATGGCATGAGCCTGCTGCAGCTTCAGctggcaggacagggagagggcagggagctggTCAGAAGGGCACAATAAGAAGGGAAGAATCGCAGGCAGCTCTTGAGCTGGCAGGGTAGTTGCAAACACTGGGGGTCTGCCCCATTCCTGAGAGCTTGTGGCACCCTGAGGACATgccaaaagctgcagaaaagccAGTGACATCTGTGCACACAGTGCTGGGCCCCTAGGTCAGAGCATGtccagtcccactccctgccaccAAACCCTTGCTCTAATGGATATCATGGCCAGGAGTTCATCTGCCTTCCTGCTCATCAGGCAGGCAGAGGCCAGATGCTTTTCCCAAGCTTGCTGGTATATCCAGCTTAACATGAAGCCATCAGACACCACATGTGGCCCCATGCCATGTGTCTAGCTCTCACTGCCATGGGGATGTTGTCTCCTGTCCAAGCAAGGCTctccaggacagaaagctggTTGCAAGCAGAGAATCCAGTGACTATAGCTGGTTGAAACATACCATGTGTCCTGGGGCTGGCTGTCAGCTCCTGCCTTGCTCACACCAGTGCTGCAGCACTAGGACAGTACAGGGCACAGTGGATTACATTGCCCACAAGGACAGTCCTGAGCTCCGGGTATCCCCAGGCCATTCCCTGCCTCCCCTCATGAGCAATGCTCACCTTGGCAGCAGGAAGCAGGTGATTCCAGAAAGGGGCCCCCTTGGCATCAGTGCTGCGGCACgctgtggggacagggtggCATGGCAGGACCCTCTTCTTCCTCGCCGGTGGGGACAGGCtctcatcctcagagcaggagTCGGCCGCAACCTCACCAGCAGGCAGCAACTTCCTTTtggctgggcagctgctgctgaagtggcTGCTCCCACAGGGTGTTGTCTCCTGGAAGCTCAGGTTGCTGGGCTCAGGACTGAGCGCTGTCTGCGGAGCTGGGGGCTCTTTGCACCCATTGCCTACCACTGACCCTTCATCTTCtccaccagccctgctgctgtgagctgggctgctggctggcttctctctcttcccaccAGAGTCCAACTGGGTTGTTTGTGCAATACTGTGCAATTCAAGGTGAAGTACATTGTGGCCACTTGCTGGCTCCCCATTTTCTCCATAGTCTGTGGGATGATCCCCCGATGAGACAGAGCAACTGTCTCTCATGTGCAAAGTACTGCAAGCAATGTGCTGgggccaggaggaggaggaggaggaggaggacgaggagaCATACTGTGACTTGTCCTCTCTGCTGGCTTTGGGGCtgtggctggggctgccctcACAGCGGTGCTCCACCACACGCAGCCCACTGTGGGAGAAGTGCTGGGCAGAGCCACACAGGGATAACTCCTCCACCAGCAGACCATCCTCAAAGGAATCGTCATCGTCCAGGGAAGGCTGCCCAGGGCCCCCATCGCGCTTGCTCTCCACCCCCCTGTCACCCCAGTGAGTTCGTTTGGGATCTCGCCCCCCCTCCAGAGTTCGCTGCTCAGGGTATCCCCTTTTGACAGCCGGCTGGCTGCCTGCCCGCTGCTCCGTGCTCtcagaggagctggagagatgggagaAGATGGAGACCTGGTAAACCTTCTGGCGCTTGATCTCTGTCTCGTTGTAGCCCATGAGGATGCTGCGGTGGGTGCAGCGCTGCGAGGAGGGCTCCAAGGGCGCCTCTCCACTGGGCCGGGACAGGCTGGGGTCTGTGCTGCGCTCCGGGGGCAGGGACGTCTCTGTGTGGATGTGCCGCATGGAGCCTCACTTGCCTGGACTCCGAGCGGAGCCGGAGTCAGAACAGCCcatgcagcagcaggactgggactgTAAAGTGCCACAGGTCAGGGTGcaagggcagggggtggaagcTGGACCCCCCTTGCTCAGGATCTCTGTTTGAGCTCTCCACTATGGAGTGGTCTGCAGCACAGCATCTGAAAAAAGAAGGGTAGGAGGATGGAGATCAGCCTGAGATCCCCACCCTCATCCAGACTTCTGGCTGCAAGAAACGTAGCCCCACCCTCACACAGCCCCACTTGAACCTCCCGCTCCAGGGACAGGAAGAGGAATTAGGCTGGTTTTGCTTTCTGGGGAACCCTGAGGCATCACCCACCTGCAGGTTCAGCacttccttcccagcctgggCAAGGAGAGAAGTCTCCAGCCAGGCAGGAGACTACTGGGGACAAGTCTGGACAAGTGGGGAGGAAGAggcctgccctctgccagggACTTGACGTGCTTGTGCTGCTCTGGAGCACAGGAGTCAGGCAGGTCAGACCAGTCCCAGAGAGACTCAGGCCTGTAATCCCCCCTTTGGGCAACAGCAACAAGATCTCCCAGTGCTGGCCAAGACAACCTGGTGCCCTACActgccagccccacaggagGGACAGGAACCTGGCCTAGCATCCCCGTTACCTCTGCCAGCTTGGATCAGGCGCCTCCACCACCTAAATCAGCATCTGGGTGGTACTAAGGTCACCATCCACCCACTCCTGCCAGCCCCAAGGGCCTGACCTCCTCCATGCTGCATGGCACCTCGCTTTTGGTTCAGCCCAGCTTGAGAGCTGTGAGAATCCTGTCCAGGAGTTTTTCAGTTCTGGCATGATAAATACTAAAATGGCTGCAAGAGCTGAGGAGATGCAGGAAAAGTCACCAGCAGACTGAAGACAAACTGCCCACgcctggcagctctgcctgatGTGGAGCAAGGGCTTAGGGGCAAGTGAGCAATAGGGAAATTGGTTCTGCAGGTGAATCAAGGCTATCTGGAGAGCAAGGCTGCATGTGGTATTTTGACCCTGCCACAATGGGGATGGGAAAGTGGCAGGCCAGGATGGTTGAGCCCAGgaactttatttaaaaggagTGATAAAAGGAATGCATCAAGATATGCTGGGGGCTGACTGGTTGGAAAGCAGCTCAGCagaaaaggccctgggggtcTTGGTGGACACCAAGCtgaccatgagccagcaatgtgcccttgcagcaaagaaaaaccAGTGTCCAGGGCTGCACTAGgcacagcattgccagcaggtcaagggaacTGATCCTTTGTCTCTGCTCAGCGCTGGTGAAGTCACCTGAGAGTGCAGCAAAGGGACACCAAGAAAaaattaagggactggagcatctgtCCTGTAAGGAAAGCTGGGAGAGATGGGACTGTTCagtttggagaagagaaggctcagggggatcttatctatctatatctatatctatatctataagaggttccctctgaacatcaggaaacacaattttttttgttactttgagggtgactgagcactgtaAACAGTTGCCTAGAGAGGTAGTggagtcttcatccttggagatattcagaaGTCATCTGGATACAACCTTGGGCAATGGGtctaggtggccctgcttgagcagcaGGGTTGGATCAGACACCCTCCAGATGTCCCTGCCAACCTCAGCCCCTCTGTATAGCCCACACCAGTGCAgcctgccctggctgcccccTGCACTCACCCCTCTGCAGCAGAACCCTGCTTATCTCCGGATTAACttccctgtcccacagcaggCGGTCGTTGGCACAACCAGCTGAAGACACCTGCCAGTCAGGCACCCCCCAGAAGCGCCGTGGCTGCCGTGGAATGGCTCCCACCATCACGGTGTGCCTCCGAGCCTCTGCAAcgtcctctccagctcttcagTGTCCACAGCGGCTCTGGGGGGATGGAAAGTGGAAGATGCAGGGCTGCAGTAGTTCAGATGCTTTCCAGGAGTAGGGCAGGAGGGTACTGCCGCTCTGCGGGGTCACACAGCCAGGGAAGGCAGCTTTTAGTCTCAGCCTTTCCCAACCACCCAAACCAAAGGCCGCATACATCTCAACCATCTCAGGCAGTGCTATCACCCTGACTGACATTTAAACCACAAGTACTTTAAGCTAAGCTGTGAACTCTCATACCTGGATTGTATTTTACATCCCCTTTGCATGCCTTCCTGTATGAAACCCTGTGCATATGAACagattcctctttctttctggCAACCATTTCATGCCTTGCTTTACAAGACACTGCAGCAACCCCTGGGCCTCCAGCTAGCTCCTGGTCTCATGTtcacctcctcccccttccaCCCACAGCACAGGACATTTCAGGCCCTACAGATAAGGAGAAGGGCTTGGAATTGTTTTCTTCCAATAAGATATGACAGTCAGGAAAGGCAGAAACAAGGAGCCTGACAGCCCTGAGCCATGATGACCCCCCACCAGCTTTCCCCAGCACAAAGACAACAGTCCTTTCATGTGCACAGCACTCACCTGCTCAGATGTGCCCTTGATGCACAGCTGAGATTTGCAGATGCAACACAGCTCCCCTGCAGTCATAATCCACCGGCACTGCAGCTTTGATGCCTGAaagagggcagagaggagagtcagcccaggcagcagctcatATCGCAACATCTTCAGAGTGGGCAGGAGCCCTAGGACACCTCCACCCTCAGCACCTCTGTGGAGGGGCAGCTCACGGGCTTTGCCAGCCCAGGAACCTCCagatgaaggaggaaaaggtgcCTGCCCTCCCCACTTCCCTCCACATGCATCCCTCAAATGGGGGCTCACTGCAGCAGCCATCCAGAGGGAAGTCACCATCTGGGCATCCCATGTCAGCAGCAAGCACTGTTCTGAAAGCTGGaaacagcacagccaggcaaatgaagaaaaacctCAAATGGATGTTCAGAGGCACCAACATTCAAGTGCAAACCCCTTCTGGCACCCTGGTCTGGCAAGTTCTGCATCCCACCATCTTGCAGGTGGGAAGGCAGCTTCAGCAGGTCACTCACTGTGCTCACTGCCTGACCTCACCTGCCCCAGGAAACAGGCTGTTCTTTCATTATGTTTCCAATAAGATTTGTAATTACAGGCTGCCAGGGCCAGTCCCTCAGACTTGGACAGCCCAAAAGCCACTGTCAGCAGTAGTGGGGAAGGGCACTGCCAGCAACCAGTCAGAACAGGACTTGCTGAGATAAAATACACCAGCACCCGGGGAGCACTTGCAGTTGGGCAAATCAATGTTGCAGCATAATAAACCTCGGGTCCAAAACCTCAACAG carries:
- the ATOSB gene encoding atos homolog protein B, with protein sequence MRHIHTETSLPPERSTDPSLSRPSGEAPLEPSSQRCTHRSILMGYNETEIKRQKVYQVSIFSHLSSSSESTEQRAGSQPAVKRGYPEQRTLEGGRDPKRTHWGDRGVESKRDGGPGQPSLDDDDSFEDGLLVEELSLCGSAQHFSHSGLRVVEHRCEGSPSHSPKASREDKSQYVSSSSSSSSSSWPQHIACSTLHMRDSCSVSSGDHPTDYGENGEPASGHNVLHLELHSIAQTTQLDSGGKREKPASSPAHSSRAGGEDEGSVVGNGCKEPPAPQTALSPEPSNLSFQETTPCGSSHFSSSCPAKRKLLPAGEVAADSCSEDESLSPPARKKRVLPCHPVPTACRSTDAKGAPFWNHLLPAAKSSADCTAVGRRLKSGLRLKSRHLRSSLRRGTRSPTAPWATTTVSHALLGNFEESILKGRFAPSGRIEGFTAEIGASGSYCPQHVTLPVDVTYFDISEHSVPSPFLGVIDLEALGKKGYSVPKAGTIQVTLFNPNKTVVKMFLVTYDFQDMPANHMTFLRHRIFLVPVGEEEGATVASSDPLGTSPPRRVLCYLMHLRFHSSKSGKIYLHDDIRLLFSRKSIEVDSGIPYELKSFTEMPRNPCYSPRA